Proteins found in one Pontibacter sp. SGAir0037 genomic segment:
- a CDS encoding amino acid permease codes for MRHILHNIRRRKSVVAVLASISAEEATGGNELIRTLRLRDLLAFGVAAIIGAGIFSTIGNASAAGGPGVSLLFIFTAVACGFSALCYAQFASTIPVAGSAYTYAYASFGELVAWIIGWDLLMEYAIGNIAVAISWSDYFTALLDGVGLPVPAYLTMDYLSASRGYTEVTALLAGGQPLTDIPAAARMAYEAWQTAPALAGVKLIADIPALGITALITYLVYVGVKESKRAANLLVLLKLIVILLVIAVGAFYVQPANWHPFAPNGLSGILKGVSAVFFAYIGFDAISTTAEECRNPKRDLPLAMVLTLVVCTILYVLLALVLTGMVPYHELAVGDPLAFVFARVNMPAMAGMIAVSAVVAMASVLLVFQYGQPRIWMSMSRDGLLPRAFSRIHPKHKTPSFATVVTGFVVAVPALFMNLTEVTDLTSIGTLFAFVLVCGGILLQDSKQESPVAGKGFRVPYINGKYVLPLLLLLLLVLLQTFYPVGIAGFLNLTGEAGGVSSREGWTHKLPLAGFILVTLVMTVLTYRHRLSLIPVLGLLTNLYLMTELGITNWSRFLIWLVLGILVYGCYGYRNSKLAQSGSNVNEA; via the coding sequence ATGCGACATATACTCCACAATATCAGGAGAAGGAAATCGGTAGTGGCTGTCTTAGCCAGTATAAGCGCTGAGGAAGCTACTGGTGGAAATGAACTGATACGTACGCTGCGCCTCAGGGACCTGCTGGCCTTTGGTGTGGCCGCGATTATAGGCGCGGGTATTTTTAGTACGATTGGTAACGCCAGTGCGGCCGGGGGACCGGGTGTTTCGCTGCTGTTTATTTTTACAGCCGTTGCCTGTGGTTTCTCTGCCCTGTGCTATGCCCAGTTCGCCTCCACTATACCGGTGGCGGGCAGCGCCTATACCTATGCGTATGCCTCTTTTGGCGAGCTTGTTGCCTGGATTATTGGCTGGGACCTGCTCATGGAGTATGCCATCGGGAACATTGCCGTAGCCATTTCCTGGTCCGATTATTTTACCGCGCTGCTGGATGGAGTTGGGCTGCCTGTTCCGGCTTACCTGACAATGGATTACCTGAGTGCCTCCCGCGGTTATACCGAAGTAACGGCCCTGCTGGCAGGCGGACAGCCATTAACAGACATCCCGGCCGCTGCCCGTATGGCATACGAGGCCTGGCAAACTGCTCCTGCTTTGGCTGGTGTAAAACTTATTGCCGATATACCTGCTCTGGGCATTACCGCCCTGATTACGTACCTGGTATATGTGGGAGTAAAGGAATCGAAGCGGGCGGCTAACCTGCTGGTTTTGCTGAAACTCATTGTCATTCTGCTGGTTATTGCCGTAGGGGCTTTTTATGTACAACCTGCCAACTGGCATCCTTTCGCACCCAATGGCCTATCGGGGATTCTGAAAGGTGTTTCGGCTGTTTTCTTTGCCTATATCGGGTTTGATGCCATCTCTACTACTGCGGAAGAATGCCGGAACCCGAAGCGTGACCTGCCGCTGGCCATGGTGCTGACGCTGGTGGTGTGTACAATACTGTATGTGCTGCTGGCCCTTGTGCTAACCGGCATGGTGCCTTACCACGAACTGGCTGTAGGCGATCCGCTGGCTTTTGTATTTGCAAGGGTAAACATGCCTGCCATGGCCGGGATGATAGCTGTAAGTGCGGTAGTGGCGATGGCCAGTGTGCTGCTGGTGTTCCAATATGGGCAGCCACGTATCTGGATGAGCATGAGCCGCGATGGCTTGTTGCCAAGAGCCTTCTCGCGCATTCACCCCAAACATAAAACTCCTTCTTTTGCTACGGTAGTAACCGGCTTTGTGGTAGCAGTACCTGCCCTGTTCATGAACCTGACGGAAGTAACGGACTTAACCAGTATTGGTACGCTGTTCGCCTTTGTGCTGGTGTGTGGAGGCATTCTGTTACAGGATTCAAAGCAGGAGAGCCCGGTTGCCGGTAAAGGATTTCGGGTGCCTTATATCAACGGTAAATATGTATTGCCTTTGTTGCTGCTCCTGCTCCTGGTACTGTTACAGACTTTCTATCCGGTGGGAATCGCTGGTTTTCTGAATTTGACCGGAGAAGCTGGTGGAGTAAGCTCTCGGGAAGGATGGACACATAAACTTCCCCTGGCAGGTTTTATTTTAGTAACCCTGGTGATGACGGTACTCACCTACAGGCACCGGCTATCGCTGATTCCGGTTTTAGGGTTGCTTACCAACCTGTACCTGATGACCGAACTCGGAATAACTAACTGGAGCCGCTTCCTGATCTGGCTGGTGCTGGGAATACTCGTGTACGGCTGTTACGGCTACCGGAACAGCAAACTTGCCCAGTCGGGTTCAAACGTAAACGAAGCCTGA
- a CDS encoding lysylphosphatidylglycerol synthase transmembrane domain-containing protein, whose amino-acid sequence MALNEQKLQEQFSLRKVLLPMLLGLGIVAYMLYRNYEPAQLQILRQASPLWLAITLLVLFIRDFGYVYRIRSVTDQALSWRQSFSVIMLWEFASCALPSVVGGSTVAAFMLMKERIPLGKSIAQVMVTAMLDNLYFVVSVPVVLVMVGHRVVPAADAVGEAIQAGLTTAFAVSYLLVTVYAFLMAYALLLNPRAVKRLLLRLSRSGWLRRWRLILFNQANELLIASQHLRRKGAGYWWRAGISTAFVWTARYAIIGCLIAAFTHLDLQEHILLFSRNLIYKIVLMMSVTPGAAGVAEIAFPAFFGMFLGGFTTIIVLLYRLLTYYLYLLMGALVFPRWASRVFSQSRTKADQAVVPVD is encoded by the coding sequence ATGGCTTTAAACGAACAAAAGCTACAGGAGCAATTCTCCCTGAGGAAGGTGTTGTTGCCTATGCTGCTGGGTTTGGGCATAGTCGCTTACATGCTGTACCGCAACTACGAGCCTGCTCAGTTGCAGATCCTCCGGCAGGCCAGCCCGTTATGGCTTGCTATCACCTTACTTGTTCTCTTCATACGGGATTTTGGTTACGTATACCGCATCCGCTCCGTAACGGATCAGGCGCTTTCCTGGAGACAGAGTTTCAGCGTAATCATGCTCTGGGAGTTCGCCTCCTGTGCACTGCCTTCGGTGGTGGGTGGTTCCACGGTAGCCGCTTTTATGCTAATGAAGGAACGTATCCCGCTTGGCAAATCCATTGCCCAGGTTATGGTGACAGCCATGCTTGATAACCTGTATTTCGTCGTTTCGGTGCCGGTGGTACTCGTGATGGTGGGACATCGGGTGGTACCTGCTGCCGATGCGGTAGGGGAAGCCATACAGGCAGGCTTAACTACTGCCTTTGCGGTTAGTTACCTGCTGGTGACCGTATATGCCTTTCTGATGGCTTACGCGCTGCTCCTGAACCCGCGTGCCGTAAAAAGGTTGCTGTTGCGGCTAAGCAGGTCAGGGTGGCTGCGGCGGTGGCGGCTCATACTTTTTAACCAGGCAAACGAACTGCTGATCGCTTCGCAGCACCTGCGCCGTAAAGGAGCTGGTTATTGGTGGCGTGCCGGTATATCCACCGCCTTTGTATGGACTGCCCGCTATGCCATTATCGGTTGCCTTATAGCGGCCTTTACCCACCTTGATCTGCAGGAGCATATCCTGCTGTTTTCCCGAAACCTGATTTATAAAATAGTGCTCATGATGTCAGTAACACCGGGGGCAGCCGGTGTGGCAGAAATAGCCTTTCCAGCATTTTTCGGCATGTTCCTGGGAGGTTTTACCACCATTATTGTACTGCTATACCGGCTGCTTACCTATTACCTCTACCTCTTGATGGGGGCGCTGGTTTTCCCCCGGTGGGCGAGCCGTGTTTTCAGCCAAAGCAGAACCAAAGCAGATCAGGCGGTAGTGCCTGTCGATTAA
- a CDS encoding KUP/HAK/KT family potassium transporter, giving the protein MNHVDEKAHPVTTAGLLISLGIIYGDIGTSPLYVMKAIIGANRISEILVYGGISCVFWTLTLQTSLKYVLLTLQADNKGEGGIFSLYTLIRRRAGWLIVPAMLGGASLLADGIITPPISVASAVEGLRILYPTIPTVPLVLAILTFLFLLQRFGTEIVGKAFGPLMLLWFIMLGVLGGYGVMRHPEILKALNPAYAYDLLVNQPGGFWLLGAVFLCTTGAEALYSDLGHCGRPNIRVSWGFVKLCLVLNYMGQGGWLMEHSGAALEGNPFFRLMPSWFLLPGIAIATLAAIIASQALISGSFTLISEAIRLNLWPRVRLIYPTNHKGQLYVPSVNGLLWLGCMGVVLYFRESGNMEAAYGLAITLAMLSTTALMSFYLYVRYKSWVVGLVFIVLYGAIESAFLLANLSKFPHGGWVSLLLAGLLLAVMYIWIKAFQIKGSLTEYVRMKEYLPALKELSEDESIPKYTTHLVFMTGATHPKKIESKVIYSIFQKRPKRADVYWFVHVATTDEPYTTDYMVRILAPGDVIRIDFRLGFRVEQRINLFFKKVVEELVRNGEVDITSRYQSLSRQQLIGDFRFVVLEKFLSYENSLPLRQRIIMNWYFSIKEFTSSESRWFGLDTSSVKVEKVPLVIQPVQAPVLRRVFS; this is encoded by the coding sequence ATGAACCATGTTGACGAAAAGGCACATCCCGTTACGACGGCTGGCCTGTTGATTTCCCTCGGCATTATTTACGGTGATATAGGCACCTCGCCGCTCTATGTGATGAAAGCCATTATCGGGGCCAACCGTATTTCAGAAATATTAGTCTATGGCGGTATTTCCTGTGTTTTCTGGACCCTGACCCTGCAGACAAGCCTTAAGTATGTGCTGCTGACACTACAGGCCGATAACAAAGGAGAAGGGGGCATTTTTTCTCTCTACACCCTGATTCGCAGGAGGGCAGGCTGGCTGATTGTTCCGGCCATGCTGGGCGGGGCTTCTTTACTGGCCGACGGTATTATTACGCCGCCTATTTCGGTTGCCTCGGCCGTGGAAGGCCTGCGGATACTGTATCCCACTATCCCGACCGTACCGCTGGTGCTGGCTATTTTAACCTTTCTGTTCCTGTTGCAGCGTTTCGGAACAGAGATAGTGGGCAAAGCTTTCGGACCGCTGATGCTTCTTTGGTTCATCATGCTGGGTGTGTTGGGAGGCTACGGTGTTATGAGGCATCCGGAAATACTGAAAGCGCTCAACCCTGCGTATGCTTACGACCTGTTGGTGAACCAGCCGGGTGGTTTCTGGCTTCTGGGAGCTGTATTCCTGTGTACCACCGGGGCAGAGGCCCTTTATTCAGACTTGGGGCATTGCGGCCGACCAAACATACGGGTGAGCTGGGGCTTCGTTAAACTGTGCCTGGTGTTGAACTACATGGGGCAGGGGGGATGGCTGATGGAGCATAGCGGGGCTGCTTTAGAAGGAAACCCTTTTTTCAGACTCATGCCCTCCTGGTTTCTGTTGCCCGGCATCGCCATTGCAACACTGGCGGCCATCATTGCCAGCCAGGCGCTGATTTCCGGATCCTTTACCCTTATCAGCGAGGCCATCCGGCTGAATCTGTGGCCCAGGGTCAGGCTTATTTATCCGACCAACCACAAAGGCCAGTTGTATGTGCCGAGTGTGAACGGCCTGCTCTGGTTGGGTTGTATGGGAGTAGTGCTTTACTTCCGCGAGTCAGGGAACATGGAGGCAGCCTATGGGCTTGCCATTACGCTTGCCATGCTCTCCACTACTGCGCTTATGAGCTTTTATTTATATGTCCGGTATAAATCGTGGGTGGTGGGTCTTGTGTTTATTGTCCTGTACGGAGCTATAGAATCGGCCTTTCTGCTGGCTAACCTGAGCAAGTTTCCGCACGGTGGCTGGGTTTCCCTGCTCCTGGCCGGGCTACTGCTTGCCGTGATGTACATCTGGATAAAAGCCTTCCAGATCAAAGGCAGTTTAACCGAGTATGTGCGGATGAAGGAGTACCTGCCTGCGCTGAAGGAGCTAAGCGAGGACGAGTCCATTCCCAAATATACAACGCACCTGGTGTTTATGACGGGAGCGACTCATCCTAAAAAAATTGAGTCGAAAGTGATTTATTCCATCTTCCAGAAGCGCCCCAAGCGGGCCGATGTTTACTGGTTTGTTCATGTGGCGACCACAGACGAACCCTACACAACCGATTATATGGTCCGGATACTGGCGCCTGGCGATGTGATCCGAATCGATTTCCGGCTGGGTTTCCGGGTGGAACAGCGCATTAACCTGTTCTTTAAAAAGGTAGTGGAAGAGCTGGTGCGGAACGGGGAGGTAGATATTACCAGCCGGTACCAGTCGCTAAGCAGGCAACAACTGATCGGAGACTTCCGCTTTGTAGTGCTGGAGAAATTTTTATCCTACGAGAACAGCCTGCCTTTACGGCAGCGCATCATCATGAACTGGTATTTCAGCATCAAGGAATTCACCAGTTCGGAAAGCAGGTGGTTCGGCCTGGATACCAGTTCTGTTAAGGTGGAGAAGGTGCCGCTGGTCATACAACCGGTGCAGGCGCCGGTGCTTCGTCGGGTATTCTCCTGA
- a CDS encoding MBOAT family protein, which produces MLFNSFEFLLFFPVVTLLYFLLPHRYRWMLLLAASCVFYMFFKAVYILILFFTIVVDYAAGICIEDSKTPERKKVFLLASLVANIGVLAVFKYFNFLNDNITSLSQWLGYENHIPYLHILLPIGLSFHTFQAMSYTFEVYRGHQQAERHFGIYALYVMFYPQLVAGPIERPQNILHQFYEKHYVDYHRIVSGLQLMAWGLFKKVVVADNLALMVDNVYNKPTAYTGISLVLATCFFAFQVFCDFSGYSDMAIGSAQVMGFTLMKNFNRPYLATSIPEFWSRWHISLSTWFRDYLYIPLGGNRVPKWRWYFNLLVVFLVSGLWHGASWTFIVWGALHGFYQVSGFMTKKLREKVADQIGLTAFPRLHHTLQLLSVFVLVSFAWIFFRATSLQDAVYIAYHAVAGLGNIKELAEGDWQHLVFLDTSPKIFAVGLGSVILMSVIHRQQNHLSIRQLIATRPVWQRWGLYYLFLLVVLIFGQFGAGEFIYFQF; this is translated from the coding sequence ATGTTATTCAATTCGTTTGAATTCCTGCTCTTTTTCCCGGTGGTGACGCTGCTGTATTTTCTGCTGCCCCACCGATACCGCTGGATGCTCCTGCTGGCTGCCAGCTGCGTGTTTTACATGTTCTTTAAAGCTGTGTATATCCTGATCCTGTTCTTTACCATAGTGGTAGATTACGCTGCAGGCATTTGTATAGAAGACAGCAAAACTCCTGAAAGGAAAAAGGTGTTTCTGCTCGCAAGTCTCGTGGCTAATATCGGGGTGCTGGCGGTGTTCAAGTATTTCAACTTTTTAAATGACAACATTACCTCCCTCAGTCAGTGGCTGGGGTACGAAAACCACATCCCGTACCTGCACATCCTGCTGCCCATCGGGCTTTCCTTTCACACGTTCCAGGCCATGAGTTACACGTTTGAGGTGTACCGGGGGCACCAGCAGGCAGAGCGGCACTTCGGCATCTATGCTTTGTATGTTATGTTCTACCCGCAGCTGGTGGCAGGACCCATCGAAAGGCCCCAGAACATTCTGCACCAGTTTTACGAGAAGCACTACGTTGACTACCACCGCATCGTGAGCGGGTTGCAGCTGATGGCCTGGGGACTTTTTAAGAAAGTGGTGGTGGCTGATAACCTGGCCCTCATGGTAGATAATGTGTACAACAAACCGACGGCTTACACCGGTATTTCGCTGGTGCTGGCTACATGTTTCTTTGCCTTTCAGGTTTTCTGCGACTTTTCGGGTTACTCCGACATGGCCATCGGTTCGGCGCAGGTAATGGGTTTTACGCTGATGAAAAACTTTAACCGCCCGTACCTGGCTACGTCGATACCGGAGTTCTGGAGCCGCTGGCATATTTCGCTTTCTACCTGGTTCCGAGATTACCTGTACATCCCGCTGGGCGGGAACCGGGTGCCCAAATGGCGCTGGTATTTCAACCTGCTGGTGGTGTTCCTGGTGAGCGGCCTTTGGCATGGTGCCAGCTGGACGTTTATCGTGTGGGGAGCCCTGCACGGGTTTTACCAGGTTTCGGGTTTCATGACGAAGAAGTTGCGGGAAAAGGTGGCTGACCAAATCGGGTTAACTGCTTTCCCCCGCCTGCACCATACCCTGCAACTGCTGAGTGTGTTTGTGCTGGTAAGCTTTGCCTGGATCTTTTTTCGGGCCACCAGCCTGCAGGATGCCGTGTATATTGCCTACCATGCAGTAGCTGGGCTGGGTAACATAAAAGAACTGGCAGAAGGAGATTGGCAACACCTGGTGTTTTTAGACACTTCGCCCAAAATTTTTGCAGTTGGGCTTGGCTCCGTAATCCTGATGTCAGTTATTCACCGGCAACAGAACCACTTAAGCATCCGGCAACTGATTGCCACCCGTCCTGTCTGGCAGCGTTGGGGGCTGTACTACCTGTTCCTGCTGGTGGTGCTTATTTTTGGACAGTTTGGGGCAGGGGAGTTTATATATTTTCAATTTTAA
- a CDS encoding LytTR family DNA-binding domain-containing protein — protein MKEKLTCYIIDDEHLAQEILEEYVSKVPFLELKGTFMSPLEAASQLKEDQPDLLFLDINMPGLNGLSFIPMLNPKPMIILTTAYDQYALQAFDLEVRDYLVKPFSFERFYQGVLRLYQEQSSRQLPAQKATKPDAPEEVDYIFLKVGHRIQKLAVQDIRYVEGMKDYLRINTAHDKVMTLLSFAQLEDLLPAARFARVHRSYLVALDKIDHIEKNRIWMGNQVIPISDTYSDSFYKKLKGLA, from the coding sequence ATGAAAGAGAAATTAACCTGCTATATTATTGACGACGAGCACCTGGCACAGGAGATTCTGGAAGAGTATGTTTCCAAAGTACCTTTTCTGGAGCTGAAAGGCACCTTTATGAGCCCGCTGGAAGCAGCTTCGCAACTAAAAGAAGACCAACCCGACCTGCTCTTCCTGGACATCAACATGCCAGGCCTGAACGGGCTCAGTTTTATACCAATGCTGAACCCCAAGCCTATGATCATCCTGACGACTGCCTACGACCAGTATGCCCTTCAGGCCTTTGACCTGGAAGTGAGAGACTATTTAGTGAAACCCTTCTCTTTTGAACGGTTTTATCAAGGGGTGTTACGGCTCTACCAGGAGCAAAGCAGCCGACAGTTGCCGGCGCAGAAAGCAACAAAGCCGGACGCACCGGAAGAAGTCGATTACATCTTCCTGAAGGTGGGCCATCGCATCCAGAAGCTCGCAGTGCAGGACATACGCTACGTTGAGGGCATGAAAGATTACCTGCGCATAAACACAGCACACGACAAGGTCATGACGCTACTCAGCTTCGCGCAATTAGAAGACTTACTGCCCGCTGCCAGGTTTGCCCGCGTACACCGCTCCTATCTGGTAGCCCTGGATAAGATTGACCACATCGAGAAAAACAGGATCTGGATGGGAAACCAGGTCATTCCGATCAGCGATACCTATAGCGATAGCTTCTATAAAAAACTGAAGGGACTGGCATAA
- a CDS encoding DedA family protein, whose amino-acid sequence MESIQYVLDLILHIDRHLVEIAGAYQGWLYLVLFLIIFCETGLVVTPFLPGDSLLFAVGALAANPASGLHLALLLLLLCIAAILGDSVNYYLGTRLGSRFYLRDFWFLKRSHIVQTQQFYVKYGGRTIIYARFVPIVRTFAPFVAGIGKMDFRRFFIFNVTGALVWVLFFTIAGYLFGNIPAIKNNFSLLILAMIGLSMLPPVLGFLKSRLGVKKSL is encoded by the coding sequence ATGGAATCTATTCAATACGTGCTGGATCTTATCCTGCACATAGACCGGCATCTGGTAGAAATTGCCGGAGCCTACCAGGGTTGGCTTTACCTGGTGCTATTTCTAATCATTTTCTGCGAAACAGGTTTGGTGGTGACGCCCTTTCTGCCCGGTGATTCCTTACTCTTTGCGGTTGGGGCACTGGCCGCAAATCCTGCCTCGGGCCTACACCTGGCTTTGCTACTGTTGCTGCTGTGTATTGCCGCCATTCTGGGCGACTCCGTCAATTACTATCTGGGTACCAGGCTAGGCAGCCGGTTCTACCTGCGTGATTTTTGGTTTCTGAAAAGATCTCACATAGTACAAACACAACAGTTCTATGTGAAATACGGGGGGCGTACCATCATCTATGCCCGTTTTGTACCTATTGTCCGAACGTTTGCCCCGTTTGTGGCCGGTATTGGTAAAATGGATTTCAGGCGCTTTTTCATTTTCAATGTAACGGGTGCCCTGGTCTGGGTGCTGTTTTTTACCATTGCAGGGTACCTGTTTGGCAACATCCCGGCCATCAAAAACAACTTCTCACTGCTTATTTTGGCTATGATCGGGCTATCGATGCTACCGCCGGTGCTGGGTTTCCTGAAGTCGCGATTAGGAGTTAAGAAGAGCCTTTAA
- a CDS encoding DUF4184 family protein: MAVAGNFLQPLERSCFSSQSCRATNPAGQILTSNSNEMPFTFAHPAAILPFKVFPARWRSMTGLVIGSIAPDFEKFLWLRSFPFDAYSHTWQSIFYFNLPLGLLLAFLFHRVVRDVLVENLPAFLRVRLRGLGPGSWHTYFRQRYAIVVGSVLVGSATHIAWDAFTHLDGRGTKLFPVLLKKVTIGGHGWELFNLLQLGSSVAGLLLVFLALVRLPKAEGRKGVKNGSILYWSMFTFVAALAASLRVCSGYPLQTLSNLAILLIAAGLFSLLVTSFLFSRRKTTPVV, translated from the coding sequence ATGGCTGTTGCTGGTAATTTTTTGCAGCCATTGGAACGATCTTGCTTTAGCTCGCAATCCTGCCGGGCGACTAATCCGGCAGGGCAAATACTAACCTCAAACTCAAACGAAATGCCGTTCACCTTCGCTCACCCCGCCGCTATCTTACCTTTCAAGGTCTTCCCGGCAAGGTGGCGGTCTATGACTGGACTGGTTATAGGAAGCATAGCTCCCGACTTTGAAAAGTTCCTTTGGCTACGGTCTTTCCCCTTTGACGCCTATAGCCATACCTGGCAGAGCATCTTTTACTTTAACCTGCCACTGGGGCTGTTGCTTGCCTTTTTGTTTCATAGGGTGGTGCGGGATGTGCTGGTCGAAAACCTGCCTGCTTTCCTGCGGGTCAGGCTGAGAGGGCTTGGACCAGGAAGCTGGCATACCTACTTTCGGCAACGCTATGCTATTGTAGTGGGATCAGTGCTCGTAGGTAGCGCCACCCATATCGCCTGGGACGCTTTTACACACCTGGACGGAAGAGGGACGAAGCTTTTTCCTGTCCTCTTAAAAAAAGTTACTATCGGGGGGCACGGCTGGGAGTTGTTTAACCTATTGCAGCTCGGTTCTTCTGTGGCGGGCTTGCTGCTTGTGTTCCTGGCCTTGGTGAGGCTTCCCAAAGCGGAGGGGAGGAAGGGGGTAAAGAATGGCAGCATCCTGTACTGGAGCATGTTCACGTTCGTCGCAGCCCTCGCTGCGTCCCTCAGGGTCTGCAGCGGATACCCGCTGCAGACCCTGTCGAACCTGGCTATTTTGCTTATAGCTGCAGGGCTTTTCAGCCTCCTCGTAACTTCCTTCCTGTTCAGTAGGAGAAAAACGACACCCGTGGTATAG
- a CDS encoding amino acid permease, translating to MSKNIFATKSVANLIRESESGENGLKRTLSATNLTMLGIGAIIGAGIFVLTGTAAANAAGPAIVFSFIVAGLGCLFAGLCYAEFASMIPIAGSAYTYGYATLGEFIAWIIGWDLILEYLFGAATVAVGWSGNFVSLLNSLGISVPATIASAPLAYDGSSFTFTGSYINLPAVLLILVMTWLLVVGIQESARFNNLVVVIKIVIVLLVIAFGFRYVDAANWEPFIPAREVLPDGGARYGWQGIIQGAAVVFFSYIGFDAVSTAAQEAKNPQRDMPVGMLLSLGVCTLLYVLMSLVLTGLTSYSNLNVPDPVLVALEAAGPALKWLYFFTGIGAVAGLASVVLVMLMGQPRIFFAMSRDGLLPPLFGKVHPKYKTPYVTTVVSGVTAALVAGIFPIGLLGELVSIGTLLAFVIVCGGIILLRYRSPHLHRPFRTPFVPLVPLLGILICGYMMLNLGLDTWLRLIIWMAIGVLVYFLYGRRHSKLQQATGAKEPASLP from the coding sequence ATGTCAAAAAACATATTCGCGACAAAGTCGGTCGCAAACCTTATCCGTGAGTCAGAAAGCGGAGAGAATGGGTTGAAGCGTACGCTCTCGGCCACCAACCTGACCATGCTGGGCATCGGTGCCATCATAGGTGCCGGTATTTTTGTGCTTACAGGTACGGCAGCTGCCAATGCAGCCGGGCCTGCCATTGTTTTCTCATTTATAGTAGCCGGTTTAGGCTGCCTGTTTGCCGGCTTATGCTATGCCGAGTTTGCCTCCATGATTCCGATTGCCGGTAGTGCCTACACGTATGGCTACGCTACCTTGGGAGAGTTCATTGCCTGGATCATTGGATGGGACCTTATCCTGGAATATCTGTTTGGTGCTGCTACGGTAGCAGTCGGCTGGAGCGGAAACTTCGTGAGCCTGCTCAACTCCCTTGGCATATCGGTTCCGGCCACTATTGCCAGTGCGCCGCTGGCTTACGATGGCAGCTCCTTTACCTTTACCGGCTCCTACATAAACCTGCCGGCTGTACTGCTCATCCTGGTGATGACCTGGTTGCTGGTAGTGGGTATACAGGAGTCGGCACGATTCAACAACCTGGTAGTTGTAATTAAAATCGTTATCGTATTACTGGTTATCGCCTTTGGGTTCCGTTATGTGGATGCCGCAAACTGGGAGCCGTTTATACCTGCCCGTGAAGTCTTACCTGACGGAGGTGCCCGTTATGGCTGGCAGGGCATCATTCAGGGGGCAGCGGTCGTTTTCTTCTCTTACATTGGTTTCGATGCGGTGAGCACGGCCGCGCAGGAGGCCAAGAATCCGCAACGCGATATGCCTGTTGGCATGCTGTTGTCGCTTGGTGTTTGTACGCTGCTCTATGTGCTGATGTCGCTGGTGCTGACGGGCCTGACCTCTTACAGCAATCTGAATGTGCCCGACCCGGTACTGGTGGCCCTGGAGGCAGCGGGCCCGGCCCTGAAATGGCTCTACTTTTTTACGGGGATAGGAGCTGTGGCCGGCTTGGCCTCTGTGGTACTGGTCATGCTGATGGGGCAGCCGCGTATTTTCTTCGCCATGTCGCGCGACGGGCTGTTGCCGCCTCTTTTTGGAAAAGTACATCCTAAGTATAAAACTCCTTATGTGACCACCGTGGTGTCAGGTGTTACAGCTGCCCTGGTGGCCGGCATCTTCCCGATTGGCCTTTTAGGGGAACTGGTCAGCATCGGCACCTTACTGGCTTTCGTGATTGTATGTGGTGGCATCATCCTGCTCCGCTACCGTAGTCCGCACCTGCACCGCCCGTTCCGGACACCTTTTGTACCGCTTGTGCCCCTGCTCGGCATCCTGATCTGTGGTTATATGATGCTGAACCTCGGCTTGGATACCTGGCTTCGCCTGATTATCTGGATGGCCATAGGTGTATTGGTTTACTTCCTTTACGGCCGTCGCCACAGCAAACTGCAGCAAGCAACAGGGGCAAAAGAACCGGCTTCGCTTCCCTAG